One Ricinus communis isolate WT05 ecotype wild-type chromosome 1, ASM1957865v1, whole genome shotgun sequence DNA window includes the following coding sequences:
- the LOC8287191 gene encoding LOW QUALITY PROTEIN: uncharacterized protein LOC8287191 (The sequence of the model RefSeq protein was modified relative to this genomic sequence to represent the inferred CDS: substituted 1 base at 1 genomic stop codon), which translates to MNHLSLSIPNCHNSIIIRIDNASSIIHRNSPISFTIQSSSNPLRPRFTRTVSRSHSPPSNPQNSSQQGDENDPESHVETLRVPDHWLLPPNALQESEWLRVTLHKWLDDEYCPEETNIEISKVAARSYXECLVEKRNDLGEILLRMARDLESISYQESFHGAFSSANAAVNLIAQRIEFLQD; encoded by the exons ATGAACCATTTATCACTATCTATTCCAAACTGTCACAACAGCATCATCATCAGAATCGATAATGCTTCCTCAATTATCCATCGCAATTCCCCAATTAGCTTCACAATTCAATCCTCATCTAATCCACTACGGCCCCGTTTTACACGCACCGTTTCAAGATCTCATTCTCCTCCTTCAAATCCACAAAACAGCTCACAACAAGGTGATGAAAATGACCCCGAATCCCATGTTGAAACCCTGCGCGTTCCTGACCACTGGTTACTCCCTCCTAACGCACTACAG GAATCGGAATGGCTTAGGGTTACGCTACACAAATGGCTTGATGACGAGTACTGTCCAGAGGAAACTAATATAGAAATAAGCAAGGTTGCTGCAAGGTCATATTAGGAGTGTTTGGTAGAGAAACGGAATGACCTAGGTGAGATTTTGTTGAGGATGGCTAGAGATTTGGAATCTATTTCTTATCAAGAAAGTTTTCATGGCGCATTCTCCTCAGCTAATGCTGCTGTTAATTTGATTGCCCAACGTATAGAGTTTCTTCAAg ATTGA